The DNA region attttttattccggtcattataaatatattatagatagtgtttattttatctgtaaatattgtttgattaaaaatgtctactagaaaatatgcttctatatatgaaaaacttaaaaaaagaaaaaaagaagaaaaattaattaagtctaAAAAAGAATGGAtagataaatttgttattagtaataaacaaaatacaacacaaaatgagatgttaataaaatcatatctaagCTTAACAATATCCCAATAAAGATTAACTAGTAGattagctatattatcaattaaaaatgaGATGTTAGAATAACTTGAAcgcaaaaatttaattaattaatttgcatttcaaaagacaagaaaagtaaattttaaatgaaatatatttaatataaaaatatataaataatattaatttaattaatatataaataattaaatataaaaaggacAATTGAATTTCCTGGCGTAGACAGACGGGAGTTTAAAAACATTATTTGGCCCCTTGTTGCGGGATTTGACAGAAGAGTAATAGATACCTTagtatattatatatgacaGAGACTAATTGATAGTAGCTAATttactatcaaaaaaaaaaatccttaaaaaaaaatcagtactGATTCctttggataaaacttattattaaaaattgaaaatattgtagcaaaataatttttaaatatgtaaatagtatcgtaagattcatttttaatatttttttctgatAAACAGTACACGTGAACAAACAGTACATGAACAATGCACTGTCTACATGAACGATGCATTGTCTCCTAAAAGTTGTTACGTGTGAATCAAAAAAggaacaagaaaagaagaagtaaatgcAAACATGACACGCAGCTTTGACGTGGATCCAAACGGgcaatatatataacatttcaGTTTGTCATTCTCTTACTTCTCAAAAAGTCCCTAGTTCATCTTCAATGGCAGCAGCAACAAAGAGGTatatgctgatttttttttcttttcattttacaCTTCACATCACAGCCTCTAACCATATGTATAACAGTATGACACCCatagcttttttaaaaaataataatatcaaatattGGGATCATGTTTTTTCAGGTATGCAGTAGTTACAGGGGGAAACAAGGGGATTGGGTTTGAAACATGTAGGCAGTTGGCTTTGAATGGGGTCACGGTGGTGTTAACATCAAGAGATGAGAAAAGGGGTCTTGAAGCTGTTGACAAGCTCAAAGAGTCTGGCCTCTCTGACCTTGTGCTTTTTCATCAGCTTGATGTCACTGACCCTGCTAGTATTGCTTCCCTAGCAGATTTCATCAAAGCCACTTTTGGAAAGCTTGATATCTCATCCTAATTCAGTTTCTTGGAATATTTTCTGTTTATATATTGGTTTGTGTTAGACTTGCTTTAGATTTCATCAAAACCAGATTTGGTGTATATTTATTCTAACTTGTTTAGCTACCATGACTGCATGACATGACATGGTCCAAAGATTTGGATATTTTCTCCCTCTCTTATCTTCATTGAAGTATctcccaaattttttataataattgtaGGAGGCTGTTTGTAGTATCCTGAATCTCCTTCCTCTAATTTACggtaaattattttacaatatttttacaaatttcaacttagtaattttcaaataaacattGGTAAACATAAATGTGATACTGATGGACtcatattaaaattaataagaatttgtcacatcagcggtttgtaaaaatattgtaaaataattatgCAGGTAGCATTACTCCTAATTTATATTGCCTTGTTAAATACTTCTTTGCACCATCATCAACTCCTAGATCTCATTTCCAGCAATAAATAGCTCATGCATTGAATATAATGAATCCTCCTTCTCACAATGTGTGGGCCTCATAGTTGTGTTGGACCCACATGTCATAAGAGCGAGAATGCACAAGTCAAATGCATGAAATACATTCTCTGGTTGCAGATGGCAAAACATGACCAAAATAATCTAACTTTTCATGTGTGTAGAGAACATGAGAATGTACCCATGTTGGCTTCAACAAGTTCCAACTTTTTCTTATAATGATTTTTCAATTCTAGAAATAAAAAGCAGTTTAGGAATTtaacttgtaaaaaatttaaagaaatgtaaTAAACTACTGCTATTATAGACTCTTCTTATGTACTTACAACTGAAAATTGGAAGCATAACtatggttagttattattgaaaGGACATATATGAAATCTAGATCACAATTCtgttttcttatttaaatttatagaaATGAAAGATTGGAAATGATGGAATAATGTGCAGGTGAATAATGCAGGGATTCTTGGAGCCACTGGAGATACTGATACTATAAGGACTTCAGCTTTTAATGTAAGCTctttatatttgatttatttcgtTACCACAAACTAACGGTTTGcaattatattcaaatttgaGGAAGAGAAACCTGCTTTTAGGTCACCATTGTTAACGTAAAATTATGGGTACCATTGTTAATGTAACTTTTAACAAAGTTAAGGAGAAATCTTATCACTAATATGGGGCTgcttaaatattcatttttcctCAGCCAAAGGCCGTTGGAGGTTGTAAGTGGTTATTCTAGagaaatttccaaaaaaagacaaacaatTTACTAAAGAAAGAAGTTTCTTGTGacctttcaagtttcaatgcCATACATTCCTCTATTTCTTTCCAGTATTCTATTTGAAATCATTCTAGCACCTATTAAGTTGCGTCAAGGACTATTTTAGTTTGATATAACTATTTGCATTCTTAAAGGGAAGGTTATTAAGTCAAATGTAGATACAGTTTGTTTAGCTTCTCGGCTGCTTTACCAAATTCCTTGTGCTTCTGATAAGATCTTGCTATATTTAGCCATTTATTGGTgggctttttaaaaatatgacatGCCTGTAGCATTCtccaaataaaatttgattagaAGGATGAAATCTGTTCTTGTTATGTATGGAGTTGTGGAGTTAGGCATTACAAGGAAAATAGTCAATCAACAGCTTCCTATCAAATATAGCCTTCAAAGTATGGGATGTTTAACTTCcaagaggaattttttttttttttcctcatcaaTGCAGGAAGAAGGAGAAATCACTTGGAATACAATGGTGACTCAAACGTACAAGTTAACTGAAGAATGTCTGGAAACAAACTATTATGGTGCCAAAAGAATGGTTGAAGCACTTAATACCCTCCTCCAGTTATCTCATTCACCAACGATTGTCAATGTTTCATCCTCCTTGGGGATGCTAAAGGTATCAGAAAGCATCATTTGCATATTTTAGTCACCCTGATGAAAAGCTCCATCAAGTCTTGTACCAGTTAAAAATTTGGTTTGAAATACAGTTATTGTTTCACCATGGTTTCCCTCAATGTGAAGAGTGTCATTTGGATTACAAATCATCAACACATTAATAACTTTAAAAATGGTATTGCTGATATTGGTTGTTGCTAAAGTgaataaattactattgttaaTGTAGTGGATACTTTGAGATGAAAATCATGCATAACTGGACATAATCTGTTTCTATACTGCTTAActcattgtttttctttcaaaaagaaattggtattCTCTCAAAATAGCATTCATGGAATTATATGAACCACTCCCTATAGATATGGAGTTCTTTTTTTAACATCAAATTTTGAATCATtctcccattaaaaaattaaactctattTTGCTTCCAATGTTGTTCCAGGAGATACCAAATGAATGGGCTCAAGGAGTGTTAACTGATGCTGAAAGCCTTACAGAAGAAAAATTGGATGAGGTATTAAGTGAGTTTCTAAAAGATTTTAAGGAGGGTTCCTTGGAAGCAAAAGGTTGGCCTGCTTATACATCTGCTTATATAGTCTCCAAAGCAGTTTTGAATGCCTACACAAGGATTCTGGCCAAGAAATACCCATCTTTCTGCATAAATTGCCTTTGCCCTGGCTATGTCAATACAGACATAAACTTCCACCTTGGCCTCTTAACAGCGGAAGAAAGTGCTAAAAGAGTTCTAAGGTTAGCACTGCTTCCAAGTGGAGGTCCTTCTGGCCTCTTCTTCGCCAAGAATGAAGTGACACCTTTTTAATTGAAGACAATCTGTTTCTATAGACTTATCAAAAATTTTGGCTCTCTAATGTTCATGCACTTCCCCTTTGGCTTATGTTCTCTGTCTAGGATTTGTGATGTAATAAGGATATGCCACTGTTAAGTCTCGTATCAATACGGGCTCTTTAATGAAGAATCAATGTGTTTCTGGTGCTTCTTGGAAGCCAATACTAGTTCTTGGTGATAATATGTTTCAAGAGAAATACTGTTGGTTTGCAAGGGATTGTCACAAACATTAGAGGGACATTTCTCAATTACACTAGctaaaatcagatttatgatggTTGAGAAAAGACTTGATAGATTAAGGAATCTTCAAGTTCTATTGGCTTCAAAAAGATTTTTCTGTTTAGGATATAGCATGGTTCAATATATGCTCTAAcaatgcttcttctttttttttcttttttttttatcataatagATAAAGTTTGGCTCCAAACCTCTTTGAAGCTAACTTTTCCAACCAATTAAATCCTGAATATATTCATTGGAAATATTAGAAACTCTTACAACGTTATATTGCTTGATAAATCTTAAGATAATCTTTGGATTATTTTGCTTGTCtaaaaatttactaaataaatgaGTTTCGAATTAGATATTAAACAACattgaattgaaataaaatcTCCATACATAACAAACATATAAGGGGCGTGAAACCTAATGAAGgactttaaaaatattaatctaattgaaaaaattttagagaTATAAACCCCCAAAAAGTCAAATCTAAGTGTAAGCTACTGCATCTGAAATAGGAACAAAATAAAACCTATAGCATATGCCATGAGGAGAATGATATATCCTCGCCTCTTCTCAAATAAAAGGCCTAGCAAGTCCCCAAAATGGACAATTGAGTAAGATTTGATAGCACAAAGGGCCCTTGATGAACCGGAGCTAGTTCCTTGTAGGTGATGAGAAATTTCCTCCCAACCAAAAGTTAGTGAAGAAAGTGCTGATCAATTTCCTGGTGGTCCAAGTCCAACTAAATTTTGGCTGACTTTTAGTATATGTTTGGATATGGCGTTTTGCATTTTGTGTTccgttttctctttctttttttttttttaagccgcAGCTTTTGATTATtctcccgtgaacagtgcacccATGCAATATTTATAGATCCCACAAACTTcagtaactttttcattaaaaataggtcctatggcactattcatatatttaaaaattattttgctaccgtgttttcagttttcaataataaattctatccaaatggacccttagtATCATAGACTCATCCAAGCTTTACATAGCAATTGGTGCTCTGTGCTCTTGTGAATATGGGTTTTGGATTGCGGGCCATCTATATGTTGGAAAAgtactacaaaataaattttctattctcaCTAGATCTGGATCCAGTGAGATATAATTGCAATCCTTAAGTCAACATTTCTTAACCTAAATTttgcatcatcatcattatttatATTAGTTTGCTGAATAATCCAAACTTGCTATTTCCCAAACTCACCCCcacctttcccttttttttttcttttttttttacaagataataATTTTACGCTAAGCCTAATTTAAATgcatatatgtgtgaaactctctcctagAGACTAAAATCACGACATTTGCTCTCCACACCCTacaaatacttatacttgtgaagtgactatCACATCAAAGGTGTGCGATAATCACCTTCAATCTTAGTAAGGCATGAAAATGTCAGTGTTAAGGCATGAAAATGATACGAGGCCAAACAAATTTGCCATAATAATATATGGGCAAAATTGAGGTACAtaagttttaatatataaaaaatgttatctttttcaataaaaattaaattcaaatttactatgtgtttaaatttaattgaaaaacttaatatattgtaACTGTACCTAATACTAATGATTATTCAGATCAtttttgtggggagtaaaaggacccaagtgggcatatgggcctttggactgtagcatggagggccgacctgctccagagttaagaatttgttaactctgcgaattggcccatatgccgaggttccgaggatacagccaagggcgagcttctcctcg from Castanea sativa cultivar Marrone di Chiusa Pesio chromosome 6, ASM4071231v1 includes:
- the LOC142640552 gene encoding short-chain dehydrogenase/reductase 1-like, which codes for MAAATKRYAVVTGGNKGIGFETCRQLALNGVTVVLTSRDEKRGLEAVDKLKESGLSDLVLFHQLDVTDPASIASLADFIKATFGKLDIQVNNAGILGATGDTDTIRTSAFNEEGEITWNTMVTQTYKLTEECLETNYYGAKRMVEALNTLLQLSHSPTIVNVSSSLGMLKEIPNEWAQGVLTDAESLTEEKLDEVLSEFLKDFKEGSLEAKGWPAYTSAYIVSKAVLNAYTRILAKKYPSFCINCLCPGYVNTDINFHLGLLTAEESAKRVLRLALLPSGGPSGLFFAKNEVTPF